A genomic window from Lotus japonicus ecotype B-129 chromosome 1, LjGifu_v1.2 includes:
- the LOC130747692 gene encoding uncharacterized protein LOC130747692: MDKFQVNHVPREENTRADILSKLASTKKPGNNKSVIQETLKGPSVKEDDVMMVTGGATLDWMDRIRMCLEADGSDLALFSKDQIREASRYTMMGGQLYRRGVGVPLLRCVSKEDAERIMFEVHEGVCASHIGGRSLASKVLRARFYWPTLKGDCMEYVKKCEKCQVFADLHRAPPEVLSSMSSSWPFAMWGVDILGPFSRKVRDFCAEMRIENRFASVEHPQSNGQVEAANKVILNGVKKRLGEAKGLWADELITVVWAYNTTPQSTTGETPFKLAYGVDAMIPVEIQDMTFRVATYKENQNRENVLVDLNLADEVKAEVRLRETAVKQRSERRYNTRVVPRSMKVGDLVLRRKAKGPTDSKLTPY, encoded by the exons ATGGACAAGTTTCAGGTAAATCATGTTCCGAGGGAGGAAAATACAAGGGCTGACATACTATCCAAACTTGCAAGCACGAAGAAACCAGGTAACAACAAGTCTGTGATTCAAGAGACTTTGAAGGGTCCAAGTGTGAAGGAGGATGATGTTATGATGGTAACGGGCGGAGCAACTTTAGATTGGATGGATAGAATTCGAATGTGCCTGGAAGCGGATGGATCAGATTTAGCTCTGTTTTCAAAGGACCAGATACGAGAGGCGAGTCGTTATACAATGATGGGTGGACAACTTTACAGGAGGGGCGTAGGAGTACCATTGTTAAGGTGTGTTAGTAAAGAGGATGCAGAAAGGATTATGTTTGAAGTGCATGAGGGGGTTTGTGCTAGTCATATAGGAGGAAGATCTTTGGCTTCGAAAGTGTTGAGGGCAAGATTTTATTGGCCTACGTTAAAGGGcgattgtatggaatatgttaagaaatgtgaaaagtgcCAAGTTTTTGCTGATCTTCACAGGGCACCTCCTGAAGTTTTAAGTTCAATGAGTTCttcatggccatttgcaatgtggggcgtaGATATTCTGGGTCCATTCTCTCG gaAGGTTAGAGATTTTTGTGCAGAGATGAGAATTGAGAACAGGTTCGCCTCAGTTGAACACCCGCAATCTAATGGGCAGGTTGAAGCAGCAAACAAGGTGATTTTGAATGGCGTGAAGAAGAGATTGGGCGAAGCAAAAGGATTATGGGCAGATGAATTGATCACAGTGGTTTGGGCTTACAACACAACACCCCAATCCACTACTGGAGAAACACCTTTCAAGCTTGCTTACGGAGTTGATGCAATGATTCCAGTGGAGATACAAGACATGACTTTTCGAGTGGCTACATATAAAGAAAACCAGAATCGGGAAAATGTTCTAGTGGACTTGAACTTGGCAGATGAGGTAAAAGCAGAAGTCCGTTTAAGGGAGACTGCAGTCAAACAAAGGTCAGAAAGGCGTTATAATACACGAGTGGTGCCTAGAAGCATGAAAGTGGGCGATTTGGTATTACGCAGAAAGGCAAAAGGTCCAACCGATTCAAAGCTGACACCTTACTAG
- the LOC130732101 gene encoding uncharacterized protein LOC130732101 — protein sequence MAKNLRRPSSKDKDIVGRFNLNGCCKKHPKHRQAPGVCSLCLKDKLYQLSSPASSSSHQRAAHSDSSCSSSLSSSSSSSSVSSCASPHRPMHHHAPVSIFLFSGKQGGGLVKSRSMAVFPTTRLRETRMEEKKSDKKNGFWFKLLHPKKSKRIMEEKNHAKMVRASSLRETLTVRT from the coding sequence ATGGCAAAAAACCTACGAAGACCATCTTCCAAAGACAAAGACATAGTTGGGAGGTTCAACCTTAATGGTTGCTGCAAGAAGCACCCCAAACATCGTCAAGCACCTGGTGTTTGTTCTCTTTGTTTGAAGGATAAGCTTTATCAACTATCATCACCAGCATCATCTTCCTCTCATCAAAGAGCAGCTCATTCAgattcttcttgttcttcttctttatcttcttcGTCCTCTTCGTCTTCGGTTTCTTCTTGTGCTTCTCCCCATCGTCCAATGCATCATCATGCTCCGGTTTCGATCTTTCTCTTCAGTGGCAAGCAAGGTGGTGGACTCGTCAAGAGCAGGTCAATGGCTGTTTTTCCAACAACAAGATTAAGAGAAACTAGAATGGAGGAAAAGAAAAGTGATAAGAAAAATGGGTTTTGGTTCAAGTTGCTTCATCCTAAGAAGAGCAAGAGAATAATGGAGGAAAAGAATCATGCTAAGATGGTTCGTGCAAGTTCTTTAAGAGAAACGCTCACCGTACGTACCTAG